The Planctellipticum variicoloris DNA window TCTGCAACGAAAAGCTCGGAGTTTCCCGCCATACACAGTTCGTCGGCCAGAAACCGTCGCTGGCGGATCAGTCGATGGACGTAGGGCAGACTCTCCCAACTCCGTCCCTCGCTGTGCAACAGGACGGCAAATTCACGCAGCGACTCGTGATCGCTCGACATTCCGTCGAGAACGTTCCGGTAGGCGCGTTCGGCGGCGGCGGCCCTGCCGAGTGCTGCCAGTTCGCGCGCCTGTCCCAGCAAAGCCAGACTGCCGGCCAGGGAGTGGTCCTGCGGAATCGACCGGTAGTACTGCAGCGCCGTTTCGCGACGATGCAGCCTGGCTGCGGCTTCCGCGGCCAGCAGCAGGAGGCGAGGTGCCTCCGGGGCCTGCTGAAGCCCTGCTTCTGCCGCCCGCAATGCCCGCTCAAGCCGCAGATCGGCCAGATCGAGTTCGACCTGTCGGGCGCCCCCCTCTCGCCAGGCAGTCTTAGCCGTATTGCCAGCGACAACAATTGCCCCCACGACAAAAAACGTAGCCAGGGCGCGACCAGCGCGGACAGACCAGACGGGGTCAGTCATGGGGAGTCAATCCGTGGCGGAGATCGCCGGACACGACCTTCGCGGTCCAACCAACATCAAGGAAACCGATGCTGAATTGTAGCGTCCGCTAATTCCGCTGTCAGAACCCGACCCCCACCCGCAGCATCGCCGTCCCGCCCAGGTCGTAGTCCCCGATGCCGCTGGCGTAACGCAGCGTGCGGTTGAAAACGTACCCGGCCTCGAAGCGCTGCACCGGGCCGCCGCGCAGGCGCTTGCGCTCGTAGCCCACCAGCAGCCGCAGGGCGCTGTACGTGGCAATGTCGTCGAGACCGCTGCTCCGCTCGATCGCGTACGAGCCGCCCGCGAACTCTCCGCCCAGATAAACCCAGCCTTCGCGGTCTTCCGACGCATGCACGCGCCTCAGGATCCGCGGTTTGGGAAACAGCAGCTCCAGCTTGGCGCGTTCGTTCGGCGTGTAGATCAGCCCCGCCGCAGGCAGCCAGGAAACATCCTGGCGATCAAAGTAAACCGCTCCGAACGCCAGTTGCAGCGTCTCGCTGTAATTCCAGAACGCGAGAACCCGGGCCGGCAGACGGAACGCTTCCGAACTGGTGTTGTGAAAATCGGTATAGAGACTGGGCGAAACGCCGAAGTACAGCGTCCACTTCGGATTCCACACCCACATCCCCTGCACGTCGATCGAGACGTCGTAAAGAGTCCCCGGCAGATTGGTCGACTGCGGTCCGTTCAGTACGTGTGCGCCGAACCCCGGCGACAGTCCCACCGCGAACGAGCCTTTCGGTTTTGCCGAAGGAATCGCCCGGTAGTCGAAATCGACGATCCCCAGCGTATCCCCGCTGCCCGCATTCCAGGTAATCGCCAGGTCGTGGCGGAACTGAAGGTAGGCCGGAAGACCGGATTCTTCAGGGACCTCGGGAAGTTCGGCAGGGGCGACCGGGGAACCATCGGGCCAGAATTGCTCGTTGCCGTCGGCCCTGGGGGACG harbors:
- a CDS encoding DUF6268 family outer membrane beta-barrel protein — encoded protein: MRSPLTLRRVCVLWASCLWLTPALAQGRLPVAETPETNWQPAGYLQSEMQNHLLEGAEVLSPSPRADGNEQFWPDGSPVAPAELPEVPEESGLPAYLQFRHDLAITWNAGSGDTLGIVDFDYRAIPSAKPKGSFAVGLSPGFGAHVLNGPQSTNLPGTLYDVSIDVQGMWVWNPKWTLYFGVSPSLYTDFHNTSSEAFRLPARVLAFWNYSETLQLAFGAVYFDRQDVSWLPAAGLIYTPNERAKLELLFPKPRILRRVHASEDREGWVYLGGEFAGGSYAIERSSGLDDIATYSALRLLVGYERKRLRGGPVQRFEAGYVFNRTLRYASGIGDYDLGGTAMLRVGVGF